The proteins below come from a single Zea mays cultivar B73 chromosome 8, Zm-B73-REFERENCE-NAM-5.0, whole genome shotgun sequence genomic window:
- the LOC103635937 gene encoding probable serine/threonine-protein kinase PBL25 — protein MSCFGCFKKENKMPPRRIESREVAVVKTAPSQNEAPPRESGSIRPSLVTSKHKHKPSSETAASIEPPKGSCSVAKTAKAFTFRELATATKNFRSDCLLGEGGFGRVYKGKLENGQLVAVKQLDLNGYQGNREFLVEVLMLSLLHHPNLVNLVGYCADGDQRLLVYEYMALGSLADHLLDSTPEQVPLSWYLRMKIAHGTAKGLEYLHEKANPPVIYRDLKSPNILLDEKYNPKLSDFGLAKLGPVEGKTHISTRVMGTYGYCAPEYIRTGQLTVKTDVYSFGVFILELITGRRAVDTSRPASEQILVNWVKPMLRDRKRYNELVDPHLRGEYPEKDLSQAVGVAAMCLQEEASVRPYMSDAVVALGFLAEMPAGYKHKSGPILQMKVGDPSLTGSAKQDKDAYNRQKAVAEAIEWGSLRQKQKAQSQGTVSPPEASRL, from the exons ATGAGTTGCTTTGGATGCTTCAAGAAAGAGAACAAGATGCCGCCCAGGAGGATTGAATCCAGGGAGGTTGCGGTTGTGAAGACGGCCCCGAGCCAGAATGAAGCGCCTCCCAGGGAATCTG GGTCCATCAGGCCATCACTGGTCACTTCAAAGCACAAGCACAAGCCATCATCTGAAACGGCAGCAAGCATTGAGCCTCCTAAAGGAAGCTGTTCCGTTGCCAAAACCGCAAAAGCGTTCACATTCCGTGAGCTAGCCACGGCCACAAAGAACTTCCGTTCCGACTGCCTTCTTGGAGAAGGGGGCTTTGGCAGGGTATACAAGGGCAAGCTTGAAAATGGACAG CTTGTTGCTGTCAAGCAACTAGACCTGAATGGGTATCAAGGCAACAGAGAGTTCCTAGTTGAGGTCCTTATGCTCAGTCTATTGCACCATCCAAACCTAGTCAATTTGGTCGGCTACTGCGCAGATGGAGATCAAAGGCTTCTGGTGTACGAGTACATGGCACTTGGCTCACTTGCAGATCACCTGCTTG ACAGCACTCCTGAACAAGTGCCGCTGAGTTGGTATCTCAGGATGAAGATAGCTCATGGAACTGCTAAAGGGCTTGAATACCTCCATGAGAAGGCGAACCCACCTGTCATTTACCGGGATCTCAAGTCCCCCAACATCCTCCTTGATGAGAAGTACAACCCTAAGCTCTCAGATTTTGGGCTTGCAAAGCTTGGTCCAGTCGAGGGAAAGACACACATCTCCACTCGGGTGATGGGAACATATGGGTACTGCGCTCCGGAATACATAAGAACAGGCCAACTAACTGTCAAGACTGACGTGTACAGTTTTGGGGTTTTCATACTAGAGTTGATCACAGGAAGAAGAGCAGTGGACACCTCCAGGCCAGCAAGTGAACAAATCCTAGTTAACTGG GTCAAGCCCATGCTGAGAGACAGGAAGAGGTACAATGAGCTAGTAGACCCTCATCTTAGAGGTGAGTACCCAGAAAAAGACTTGAGCCAGGCGGTAGGTGTGGCAGCAATGTGCCTACAAGAGGAAGCCTCAGTCCGGCCTTACATGAGTGATGCTGTTGTGGCCCTGGGATTCCTTGCAGAAATGCCTGCTGGCTATAAACACAAATCTGGCCCTATACTCCAAATGAAAGTTGGAGATCCCTCACTAACCGGTAGCGCTAAGCAAGATAAGGATGCATACAATCGTCAAAAAGCTGTAGCCGAGGCCATTGAGTGGGGCTCACTGAGGCAGAAACAGAAGGCTCAAAGCCAAGGTACAGTATCCCCTCCAGAAGCCAGCAGATTGTGA
- the LOC118473142 gene encoding disease resistance protein RGA4-like — protein MERGDVMHSAAVVAPEADQEVIALARRALAQGHRSVLVDIPQVHMDFEPLRPQEILYYILCQLQQDRASSPPQLGSLEGSPDTLVKQYLLYRSKREISHGKESLLGETEIQQDIQNVMGKLDEVKRGIQDEQLLLQLLEGIRDVKELEEKPISVLFELLVLQQQAARRDQARGKAMRKLAAWHAHILRITAESLKKYIEAEHLPQQEAEKKTAKKFDFYDARYGYVIHKVFATKASNSKRRHGHVKIQGMISKVPQDVATETEEKIDEIKKTVQEQMETGWIVRKIIENHFEDDKRPLVVILRIGDKIYESNWDENRYAFTRLEKHVAGVLTVTTTRSTQQAKESLRQQELIDSFRQGEPLDYSLAGLYHDIVLQFTSHLMSEDKNEEYSDPQIIRDILGECEQFEFCMKILAHSFYARPKRSNQELTKLRDSLQAVSPKSFEGVAAKMLKFSYNDLPKEYKSCLLYLAIFPPGRSIRRSTLVARWVVEGLINRDDWNAAVRQSDRCFEALIDRGLVDPAEISGTGKAKSCIVGNRVHGFITMIAKKQHIVETRLSQHLAQHFSIFSDVRLRASEKIRDFLQVLPKQYHFSRLKVLDLEGCKCVGTKNTSYLKDVCCNLLLLKYLNLRSTNVTQLPGEINRLHELEVLDIRHNNVHKTATRYLRLLKLKRLLAGCIDDPTLPSVELPEKIGKMEGMEVLLGVMPRHKKDLKRGFPVCLRKLGVVINKDSYLQPLLKAIDDLHENLRSLSITLPIVRGEATPPKRNSQPSAHSLERTLDQLESLSISGITQMGWQLLPLLTEKSNQLTKVTLRSTMLKQDGLEVLAHLPKLHYLKLRHEAYKDTELTFKEDEFKYLKCFLVEGSNMTHIIFAHGATPMLEKMLLPVTASLKLSGVENLEKLEELELRNSTTTTTTTSIDNKNTLGSLLEQGRRITKVTLRGKMLEQDDLQILGKKPSIRCLVLLDTFTDQTELAFKENEFLNLDLLIVECSKKAKISFAAGSCPKLEKLVTNIESLSGIGNLVRLKELELKVEGDSVPAEVKVAVNRLKDRLHFTHYKSENQDKEEGNQDDDVGKSPSSFWKNKGWCPCGLRCACV, from the coding sequence ATGGAGAGAGGCGACGTCATGCACTCCGCCGCCGTCGTGGCGCCGGAGGCAGACCAGGAGGTCATCGCTCTCGCACGCAGGGCCTTGGCCCAGGGGCATCGCAGCGTCTTGGTGGACATTCCGCAGGTGCACATGGATTTCGAGCCGCTGCGGCCCCAGGAGATCCTCTACTACATCCTGTGCCAGCTCCAGCAGGATCGAGCGTCATCGCCGCCGCAACTCGGGTCGTTAGAAGGAAGCCCAGACACATTGGTGAAGCAGTATCTCCTCTACAGAAGCAAACGGGAGATCAGCCATGGAAAAGAGAGTCTACTCGGCGAAACTGAGATCCAGCAGGACATTCAGAATGTGATGGGCAAGCTTGACGAGGTGAAGAGGGGCATTCAAGATGAGCAACTTCTGTTGCAGCTGCTGGAAGGGATCAGGGACGTCAAGGAGCTGGAAGAGAAGCCCATATCCGTGCTCTTCGAGCTGCTGGTGCTGCAACAGCAAGCTGCCCGGCGAGACCAAGCGAGGGGCAAAGCCATGCGCAAACTGGCAGCATGGCACGCCCACATCCTCCGGATAACAGCAGAGAGTCTCAAGAAGTACATAGAGGCAGAGCATCTGCCGCAACAGGAGGCGGAGAAGAAGACGGCCAAGAAGTTTGATTTCTATGATGCAAGATATGGATATGTCATACACAAGGTGTTTGCAACGAAGGCCAGCAACAGCAAAAGGCGCCATGGGCATGTCAAGATCCAAGGCATGATCAGCAAAGTCCCACAAGATGTTGCCACCGAAACCGAGGAGAAGATCGATGAGATCAAGAAGACGGTCCAAGAGCAGATGGAAACGGGGTGGATCGTACGCAAGATCATCGAGAATCACTTCGAGGACGACAAGAGGCCTCTGGTTGTTATCCTCAGAATCGGCGACAAGATCTATGAATCCAACTGGGACGAGAATAGATACGCTTTCACCCGCCTGGAGAAACATGTTGCCGGTGTACTGACCGTCACCACCACAAGGAGCACCCAGCAGGCCAAAGAAAGCCTCCGGCAGCAGGAGCTTATAGACAGCTTCCGACAAGGGGAGCCTCTGGACTATTCCCTTGCTGGCCTCTACCATGACATTGTGCTCCAGTTTACAAGCCATCTCATGAGTGAAGACAAGAACGAAGAATACAGCGATCCCCAGATCATCCGTGACATCCTGGGGGAGTGCGAGCAGTTCGAGTTCTGCATGAAGATCTTGGCGCATTCTTTCTACGCCAGACCCAAACGGAGCAACCAAGAACTGACCAAGCTGCGCGACAGCCTTCAGGCAGTTTCCCCCAAGTCGTTCGAAGGCGTTGCTGCCAAGATGCTCAAGTTCTCCTACAATGACCTGCCCAAAGAGTACAAGTCCTGCTTGCTGTACCTGGCCATCTTCCCTCCAGGACGCAGCATCAGGAGGTCGACGCTGGTAGCACGGTGGGTTGTCGAAGGTCTGATCAACCGGGATGATTGGAACGCCGCGGTTCGTCAGTCCGATCGATGTTTCGAAGCCCTCATCGACCGGGGGCTTGTCGATCCTGCTGAGATCAGTGGTACCGGGAAGGCCAAGAGCTGCATCGTGGGCAATCGGGTTCATGGATTCATTACCATGATCGCCAAGAAACAGCACATAGTGGAGACTCGCCTGTCACAGCACTTGGCCCAGCACTTCTCCATTTTCAGTGACGTCCGACTCCGCGCCTCCGAGAAGATCCGAGATTTCCTGCAAGTTCTCCCCAAACAGTACCACTTTTCCCGGCTCAAGGTGCTAGATCTAGAAGGCTGCAAGTGTGTTGGTACGAAGAACACGAGTTACCTCAAGGACGTCTGCTGCAACCTGCTACTGCTCAAGTACCTGAACCTAAGGAGCACAAATGTTACGCAGCTGCCAGGAGAAATCAACCGCCTCCACGAGCTGGAAGTACTGGATATCCGCCACAACAATGTGCACAAGACTGCAACGAGATACCTCCGGCTCCTAAAGCTGAAGCGGCTGCTGGCTGGTTGCATTGACGACCCAACTCTACCAAGTGTCGAGCTTCCTGAAAAGATTGGGAAAATGGAAGGCATGGAGGTATTGCTTGGTGTCATGCCGCGTCATAAGAAAGATCTGAAAAGAGGATTTCCTGTATGCCTGAGGAAGCTTGGTGTGGTTATCAACAAGGATAGTTACCTCCAGCCCTTGCTTAAGGCAATCGATGACTTGCATGAGAACCTCCGGTCTCTGTCAATCACTCTTCCTATTGTCAGAGGTGAGGCCACGCCACCCAAAAGAAACTCACAACCATCAGCTCATAGCCTTGAACGTACGCTGGACCAACTTGAGAGCCTAAGCATAAGTGGAATCACACAGATGGGGTGGCAGCTTCTTCCATTGCTGACTGAAAAAAGTAATCAGCTGACAAAGGTGACTCTAAGAAGCACCATGCTGAAGCAGGACGGTCTGGAGGTCCTCGCCCATCTGCCAAAACTACACTATCTCAAGCTCCGGCACGAGGCATACAAGGACACTGAGCTCACCTTCAAGGAGGACGAATTCAAATATCTCAAGTGCTTTCTTGTTGAGGGTTCCAATATGACCCACATCATCTTTGCTCATGGAGCGACCCCTATGCTTGAGAAGATGCTTTTGCCCGTCACCGCCAGCCTAAAGCTTTCTGGAGTTGAGAACCTTGAGAAACTGGAGGAGCTTGAGCTCAGAaacagcaccaccaccaccaccaccacttccATTGACAACAAGAACACGCTGGGTTCATTGCTTGAGCAGGGTAGGCGAATAACCAAGGTGACTCTCCGTGGTAAAATGCTAGAGCAAGATGATCTACAAATCCTTGGCAAGAAGCCATCCATACGCTGTTTGGTTCTCTTGGACACGTTCACTGACCAAACGGAGCTTGCCTTCAAAGAAAATGAGTTCCTAAACCTCGACCTTCTTATCGTGGAGTGCTCCAAGAAAGCCAAGATCAGCTTCGCCGCCGGATCTTGTCCTAAGCTCGAGAAGCTCGTCACCAACATAGAGTCCCTCTCCGGCATCGGCAACCTTGTACGATTGAAGGAGCTCGAGCTCAAGGTCGAGGGTGACTCTGTCCCTGCAGAGGTAAAAGTAGCCGTCAACAGGCTTAAAGATAGACTCCATTTTACACACTACAAGTCAgaaaatcaagacaaggaagaaggGAACCAAGACGACGATGTCGGGAAATCCCCTTCATCCTTTTGGAAGAACAAGGGTTGGTGCCCATGTGGTTTGCGTTGCGCGTGCGTCTGA
- the LOC100281576 gene encoding L-type lectin-domain containing receptor kinase VIII.2 precursor, with product MPALASANMARAAAAAAALPLLLLLLLLLLADHAAAVRFDYASLTLGSLRLLGDAHLKNGTIRLSRDLPVPTSGAGRALYATAVPLRGGFSTQFAFTVATLNPSSVGGGLAFVLATDGATLGDAGAYIGVSVATDAAAVEFDTLMDAQFADPNGNHVALDLGSMVSAAAADLGAAGVVLASGRTVNAWIDYHPSASPGSGGTLEVFVSYAPKRPPRPVLSAPLDLSEDVKDAAFVGFSASTQGSTEAHAIEWWSFSTASPAPSPRSAPPESPALPPPVSNQVLPGVTTTTAPPPPPPTGSVAAPAGSIAPSGAAAGRNAGPRPPVHAAVAGAATAGAFVAASFAGVAVWVLARRAKARRRQTALAVGTKRDSNVASAAALARSPREFSYKELSAATRGFDASRVIGNGAFGTVYKGIVPDTGAMVAVKRCSSTGARGGGNASGEQARSEFLSELSIIAGLRHRNLLRLQGWCYEKGEILLVYDYMRNGSLDRALFDASAPVLPWRHRREALAGVASALAYLHHECERRVVHRDVKSSNVMLDEAYRARLGDFGLARQAEHGESPDATAAAGTMGYLAPEYLLTGRATECTDVFSFGVLALEVACGRRPIGAAGTAEGGNLVEWVWSLHGEARLLDAVDPRLGGEFEEGEARRVLLLGLACSSPEPALRPGMRAVVQVLGGEADPPFVPAARPSMSLSSANNQQLLLSLQDSVSDYNAMLGLALSDSSSDSLSSSSLTSTLRRGGHDIGFSSTAGDAR from the coding sequence ATGCCGGCGCTCGCGTCCGCCAACATGGcccgagccgccgccgccgccgccgcgctccccctcctcctcctcctcctcctcctcctcctcgctgACCACGCCGCCGCGGTGCGCTTCGACTACGCCTCGCTGACCCTCGGAAGCCTGAGGCTGCTGGGCGACGCGCACCTCAAGAACGGCACCATCCGCCTCTCCCGGGACCTCCCGGTCCCGACCTCGGGCGCCGGCCGCGCGCTCTACGCCACCGCGGTGCCGCTCCGCGGGGGCTTCTCCACGCAGTTCGCCTTCACCGTGGCCACGCTCAACccgtcctccgtcggcggggggctggccttcgtgcTCGCCACCGACGGGGCCACGCTCGGCGACGCGGGCGCCTACATCGGCGTGTCCGTCGCCACCGACGCCGCCGCCGTCGAGTTCGACACGCTCATGGACGCCCAGTTCGCCGACCCCAACGGCAACCACGTCGCCCTGGATCTCGGCTCCATGGTCTCCGCCGCCGCAGCCGACCTCGGCGCCGCCGGCGTCGTCCTCGCCAGCGGGAGGACCGTCAACGCCTGGATCGACTACCACCCCTCTGCTTCCCCCGGTTCTGGCGGTACCTTGGAGGTCTTCGTGTCCTACGCACCCAAGCGCCCGCCCAGGCCCGTCCTGTCCGCGCCGCTCGACCTCAGCGAGGACGTCAAGGACGCCGCGTTCGTCGGCTTCTCCGCCTCCACGCAGGGGAGCACGGAGGCGCACGCCATCGAGTGGTGGAGCTTCTCCACCGCGTCGCCGGCCCCGTCCCCACGTTCGGCGCCGCCCGAGTCCCCTGCGCTCCCGCCTCCCGTTTCCAACCAGGTGCTCCCGGgagtgacgacgacgacggcgccgccgccgccgccgccgacaggCAGTGTCGCTGCGCCGGCCGGCTCGATCGCACCGTCGGGCGCCGCAGCGGGGAGGAATGCCGGCCCGCGCCCGCCCGTGCACGCGGCCGTGGCCGGCGCCGCCACGGCGGGCGCCTTCGTGGCGGCCTCGTTCGCGGGCGTGGCGGTCTGGGtgctggcgcgccgcgccaaggcCAGGAGGCGCCAGACCGCGCTGGCGGTGGGCACCAAGCGCGACAGCAACGTGgcgtcggcggcggcgctggCGCGGTCCCCGCGGGAGTTCAGCTACAAGGAGCTGAGCGCCGCCACGCGGGGCTTCGACGCGTCCCGCGTCATCGGCAACGGCGCGTTCGGCACCGTGTACAAGGGCATCGTGCCGGACACGGGCGCCATGGTGGCCGTGAAGCGCTGCAGCAGCACCGGCGCGCGCGGCGGAGGCAACGCGAGCGGCGAGCAGGCGCGGTCGGAGTTCCTGTCGGAGCTGTCCATCATCGCGGGGCTCCGGCACCGCAACCTGCTCCGGCTGCAGGGGTGGTGCTACGAGAAGGGGGAGATCCTGCTGGTGTACGACTACATGCGCAACGGCAGCCTGGACCGGGCGCTGTTCGACGCGTCGGCGCCCGTGCTGCCGTGGCGCCACCGGCGCGAGGCCCTGGCCGGCGTGGCGTCGGCGCTGGCGTACCTCCACCACGAGTGCGAGCGGCGCGTGGTCCACCGCGACGTCAAGTCCAGCAACGTGATGCTGGACGAGGCCTACCGCGCGCGGCTGGGGGACTTCGGGCTGGCGCGGCAGGCGGAGCACGGCGAGTCCCCCgacgcgacggcggcggcgggcacCATGGGGTACCTGGCGCCCGAGTACCTCCTGACGGGCCGCGCCACCGAGTGCACCGACGTGTTCAGCTTCGGCGTGCTGGCGCTGGAGGTGGCGTGCGGGCGGCGGCCGATCGGCGCCgccggcacggccgagggcggcaACCTGGTGGAGTGGGTGTGGAGCCTGCACGGGGAGGCCCGGCTGCTGGACGCGGTGGACCCGCGGCTGGGCGGGGAGTtcgaggagggcgaggcgaggcgcgtgctgctgctggggctggCGTGCTCCAGCCCGGAGCCGGCGCTGCGGCCCGGGATGCGCGCCGTGGTGCAGGTGCTGGGCGGCGAGGCGGACCCGCCGTTCGTGCCGGCGGCCCGGCCGTCCATGAGCCTCAGCAGCGCTAACAACCAGCAGCTGCTGCTCAGCCTGCAGGACAGCGTGTCGGACTACAACGCCATGCTGGGGCTCGCCCTGTCGGACTCGTCCTCGGACTCGCTCAGCTCGTCGTCGCTCACCAGCACGCTGCGGAGGGGCGGCCACGACATCGGGTTCAGCAGCACCGCCGGCGACGCCAGGTGA
- the LOC100382372 gene encoding Isovaleryl-CoA dehydrogenase, mitochondrial: MQRWLPALLRRAAPGGGAARLFASSSLLFDDTQEQFKESVRKFAQENIAPRAAAIDASNHFPRDVDLWRLMGDFNLHGLTAPEEYGGMGLGYMYHCISMEEITRASGAVGLSYGAHSNLCINQLVRHGSPEQRLKYLPKLISGEHIGALAMSEPNSGSDVVSMKCKAEKVDGGYVLNGNKMWCTNGPSAQTLVVYAKTDLAAGSKGITAFIIEKGMPGFSTAQKLDKLGMRGSDTCELVFENCFVPRENVLGEEGKGVYVMMSGLDLERLVLAAGPIGLMQACLDVVLPYVRQREQFGRPIGEFQFIQGKMADMYTSLQSSRSFVYSVARDCDNGKVDRKDCAGVILFAAENATQVALQAIQCLGGNGYINEYPTGRLLRDAKLFEIGAGTSEIRRMIIGRELFKED; the protein is encoded by the exons ATGCAGCGGTGGCTCCCGGCGCTCCTCCGCCGCGCCGCGCCCGGCGGCGGGGCGGCGCGGCTCTTCGCCTCGTCCTCCCTCCTCTTCGACGACACGCAGGAGCAG TTCAAGGAGAGCGTGCGCAAGTTCGCGCAGGAGAACATCGCGCCGCGCGCCGcggccatcgacgcctccaaccacttcccgcGGGACGTGGACCTGTGGAGGCTCATGGGGGACTTCAACCTCCACGGCCTCACCGCGCCGGAGGAGTACGGCGGCATGGGCCTCGGCTACATGTACCACTGCATCTCCATGGAGGAGATCACCAGGGCCTCCGGCGCCGTCGGCCTCTCCTACGGCGCGCACTCCAACCTCTGCATCAACCAGCTT GTCCGGCACGGCAGTCCCGAGCAGAGGCTCAAGTATCTGCCCAAG CTCATCAGTGGGGAGCATATCGGGGCACTGGCAATGAGTGAACCCAACT CTGGCTCTGATGTTGTCAGTATGAAGTGCAAAGCTGAGAAAGTGGACGGCGGCTATGTCCTTAATGGGAATAAGATGTGGTGCACCAATGGGCCGTCTGCTCAGACGCTG GTTGTTTATGCAAAAACAGATCTAGCTGCGGGATCAAAAGGAATAACTGCATTCATAATCGAGAAAGGGATGCCCGG GTTCAGTACTGCTCAGAAATTGGACAAACTTGGCATGAGAGGAAGCGACAC ATGTGAGCTTGTTTTTGAGAACTGCTTTGTGCCACGCGAGAATGTCCTCGGTGAAGAAGGCAAAG GTGTTTATGTCATGATGTCAGGGCTTGATCTGGAAAGGCTTGTATTAGCTGCGGGCCCTATTGGCCTTATGCAGGCATGCCTTGATGTTGTACTTCCATATGTTCGACAGAGGGAGCAATTCGGGCGTCCAATTGGTGAATTTCAGTTCATACAG GGGAAAATGGCTGATATGTACACCTCATTGCAGTCATCAAG ATCATTTGTATACTCGGTTGCTAGGGACTGCGATAATGGCAAAGTTGATCGCAAG GATTGTGCAGGGGTAATTCTCTTTGCTGCTGAAAATGCAACCCAAGTGGCACTTCAG GCGATCCAGTGTCTTGGTGGAAATGGGTACATAAATGAGTACCCAACTGGTCGTCTCCTGAGAGATGCAAAATTGTTTGAGATTGGTGCTGGTACTAGCGAGATAAGAAGAATGATAATTGGCCGTGAGCTCTTCAAAGAGGACTGA